ATAagggtgcagaatgccttccagaactgaGACGAGAACCCTGATTGGAGACCATGGATTAGAGATGACATGCTGCACCATACTCCTTGCCAGAaggtagtttggggagagggatTAAATGGACAGCCTTGGAGAACCGGTCGACTACCGTCAGAATATATGAGACCAGGGACGATGAGGAACCGGTAGTGGCTGCAGGAGGCCAGACGGAGCTTGCCATGGAGTTTTGAGCACACAAAGTGCAAGCGGTGACGACGGCAGAGATGTCAGGCACCATTGTGGGCAACCAGAAACGGTGTTGATGGCAGGCTAGTGTATGACGGGACCCTGGATGACAGGTCagcctggaggaatgagcccattccaggacctgagactggactggattAGGGACAAACAGCTGGTTAGCCGGGCCCCCTTCAGGTCCAGGCTGGGAGCGTTGCGCCTCGTAAACCAGGTTCTCAATTCCCAAAGCCACAGTGGCAgcaaggcatgaggtagggagAATGATTTCAGAAGTCGAGGGTttggcagaggaactgtatagGCAGGAGAGAACGTCATGCTTCACATTTTTTGATCCTGGATGATAAGAAATGGTAAAGTTGAATCTGGTAAACAGAAGGGCCCACCGGGCCTGCCTTGAGTTGAGGCGCATGGCTGAATGGAGATATTCCAAGTTTTTATTTTCATTCCAGGCTAGGAATTgctgttctgctccttccagcCAGCGCCACCACTCCTCCTACGTCATCTTCACCGCCAGGAGTTCCCGGTTGCCCACATAGTTCCTCTTAGCAGGCTTGAGGCAATGGGACAGGAAAGCACAGGGATGAAACTTCTGGTCCTGGGCAGATCGCTGGGACAGGATGACCCCCACTCCAACATCCAAAGATCCACTTCCACCTCAAATTGACGCGAGGGAATTGGATGGATGAGGATGGGTGCTGCTGTGAACTGATGCTTCAGTTCTACAAAGGCTTTGTCGACAGCTGGAGACCATTTGAACGGTACCTTGGGGGTAGGTGAATGCTGAGAGGGAGGCTGCCAGGGTGCAGTAATCCTGAATGAAACGGCAGTTGAAGTTTGCAAAACCAAGAAACCATTGCAACTGCACCCTGGACATTGGTTGAGGCAAATCCACCACTGCTTCCACTCTTCCACCGAACATTGCAGTCAGCaatgacatatcccagaaaggtGATAGAAGAGCGGTGGAACTCACACTTCTTGGCTTTCATGAACaattggttctccaggaggcactgtctgaCATGGAGTACATGTTCTTGGGCAGATCCGAAAGAAAACAGGATGTCATCAAGGTAGACGAACACAAACCGGTTTAGCATGTCCCGAAGCACATCATTGACCAAAGCCtgatgatatgacctggtattcAATGTCCACTGACTGTGTTGAAGAATGTCTTCCACTCATTCCCCTCGCGTATCCTATGCAGGTGGTAGGTATTCCAAAGGTCCATCTTGGAAAACATGGTAGCCCCCTGGAGAGGTTCAAacgctgaggagaggagaggtaggggggaaCAACTTTTGACAGTGATATCGTTATGTCCCCGGTAATCAATGCACGTGCCGGCAGGAGatgcagacagacggacagcccCAGTGGCCAGAGACTCTTCTATGTTCTCCTCCATAGCAATGCTCTCTGGTCGGGACAGAGATTACAACCGTGGGGAAAACCGAGACATCCACAGTCTTGCTAACCTCCTTAGGAAAACGACTAGGGGAAGGCTGTGCTGCTTGAAGGCAGTGGGAATGGCAAAATGGGCTCCAACCCAGGATGGAGCTTGTGGTCCAGTTAATTACAGTATTGTGCTTTTGGAGCCAGGAAAATCCCAAAACAACCAGAACATAGGGAGATAAAGTGAGGAGAAACTGTATTGTCTCACTGTGGTTACCAGAAACCCGTAATTGAACGGGCACAGTACTATGGGTGACTTCCCCTATAGAGCGGCCTTTCAGTGCCCTTGCATGCATGcgcacagagagaggctgagtgggAATACCAAGCTCCGAAGCTATCGTGGCATCCATAAGACATTCATCAGCCCCTGAGTCAATGAGCACTCGGAGAGACTTAGATTGGTCTCCCCACAGAACAAGAGCAAAAAGGGGTGTGTGGGTGATGGGTCTTTGGGAGCTCCCAGTCTGACTCACCATAGTACTGGTACCAACTAGAGACAAGGTTTTCCTAATAGGGCAGGTAGCTATAaaatcatttacaacattaacaatgtctacactttatttctgattaatttgatgttattttactggacaaaaaatgtgctttctttaaaaaacaaggacatttctaaggtgaccccaaacttttgaatggtagtgtttTTATATATTAGTATTATAATCGCAACCAACCCTAACGATCCCATCAGCATGTCACCTGCAGAGAACATATATATTCATATTCAGAACAGAACACACTAATCAGTGTGTTTTGTCTCTCCATGTCCTCCTCTTCCATGATGTCAATAACCAGTGTGTTTTGTCTCCCCATAGCCTTATCTTCCCTGGTGGCAATAACCAGCGTGTTTTGTCTTTCCATAGCCTAATCTTCCCTGGTGTCAATAACCAGTGTGTTTTGTCTCCCCATAGCCTTATCTTCCCTGGTGTCAATAACCAGTGTGTTTTGTCTGTCCACAGCACAATCTTCCCTGATGTCAATAACTAGTCTGTTTTGTCTTTCCATAGTCTTATCTTCCCCGGTGTCCGTATCACATCTGACATCCACTTCACTGAGTTCCTGGAAGGGTTGGGCCCCGCACAGCTAGCCGGTAGACAGACACTTGCCACGCCACCAATGGGTAAGCACCATGACTCCTTTCCCTTTTTATAACTACTCCTAGTAATCACTCCTCCCCCTTGGCCAAAATCACTCATCCTTGTTTTGACACTCCTACTTGTTATGCTGTTCCATGCAGGTGACATCCAGATGGGATGGTTAGGGTAGTGTTCTGGTTAGAATATTAATATATAGTtaaagtctgaagtttacatacacttaggttggagtccttAAAACTAGTTTTCAATCaatccacaaatttattgttaacaaactatagttttggcaagtcggttaggacaactacattgtgcatgacacaagtatttttcaaaccattctttacagacagattataattctctgtatcacaattccagtgggtcattaaaaagcttgggaaattccagaaaatgatgtcatggctttagaagattctgatagggtaattgatataatttgagtcaatttcaggtgtacctgtggatgtatttcaaggcctaccttcaaatttagtgcctctttgcttgaccttgacatcatgggacaatcaaaagaaatcagccaagaccacagaaaaaaacatgttgaactccacaagtctggttcatccttgggagcaatttccaaacacctgaaggtaccacgataatctgtacaaacaatagtgcgcaagaataaacaccatgggatcatgcAGCCaacataccgctcaagaaggagacgcgttctgtctcgtacagatgaacgtactttggtgcgaaaagggcaaatcaatcccaaaacaacagcaaaggaccttgccaagatgctggaggaaataggtacaaaagtatctatatccacagtaaaacgagtcctatatcgacataacctgaaagggcgctcagcaaggaagaagccactgctccaaaaccgccataaaaaagcaatactaccgtttgcaactgcacatggggacaaagatcgtactttttggagaaatgtcctctggtctgatgaaacaaaaatagaactgtttggacataatggccatcattatgtttggaggaaaaaggggaagtcttgcaagctgaagaacaccatcccaaccgtgaagcatgagggtggcagcatcatgttgtgggggtactttgctgcatgagggactggtgcacaccacaaaatatatggcatcatgaggcaggacatttaggtggatatattaaagaaacatctcaagacattagtcaggaagttaaagcttggtcgcaaatgggtcttccaaatggacaataaccccaagcatacttccaaagttgtggcaaaatggcttaaggacaacaaagtcaaggtattggagtggccatcacaaagccctgacctcaatcctatagaaagtttctgcgcagaactgaaaaagtgtgtgcgagaaaggaggcctacgaacctgactcatttacttccgctctgtcaggaggaaggggccaaaattccctcaacttactgtgggaagcttgtggaaggctacctgaaacgtttgactcaagttaaacaatttaaaggcaatgcaaccaaatactaattgagtgtatgtaaacttctgacccactgggaatgtgatgaaagaaataaaagctgaaataaatcactactattattctgacatttcaaattcttaaaataaagtggtcgggaattgtgaaaaactgagtttaaatgtatatgtaatcttccgacttcaactgtttatgTTTCCTGCAGGTGATATTCAGATTGGgatggttagggttgggttagaaTATATGTTCTTTGCAGGtcaatcaatcaatgaaatgtatttatgaagccctttttacatcagccgatgtcacaaagtgctatacagaaacccagcctaaaaccccaaacagcaagcaatgaagatgaagcactgtggctaggaaaaactccctaggaagacAGGAACCTTGGAAGAAACAGAGGgggaacaggctgaggggtggccagtcctcttctggcagggccgggtggagattataacagaacatggccaagtcgaaaacagcaggtccgggacaaggtagcacatccggtgaacaggtcagggttccataactACAGGccgaacagttgaaactggagcagcagcacgaccaagtggactggggacagcaaggagtcatcaggccaggtagtcctcaGTCATGGttccagggctcaggtcctctgggagggagagagagaattagagagagcatacttaaattcacacaggacaccggataagacaggataaatacttgagacataacagactgaccctagccccctgtcacaaactattgcagcataaatctAAATAATATACATGTTCTCTGTAGGTGACATCCAGATAGGGATGGTGTACAGGAAAGAACGTCTGGACGTGGAGGTCATCAGGGCCAGAGGACTTGTGGGTAAACAAGGCAACAAGCAGCTGCCAGGTGAGCTGGTATTATATATGTTATCATATTATCATTATAGCACAATGTCCCCAGGGAAGGGCATTTAAGTCCAGAAAGCACATTGTCACTTTTATTCAGCAAAAAATGTGATTGAAATGTACTTATTGCCCTCTCTGCTTGTTTCTCAAGCCCCCTATGTGAAAGTATATCTGATGGACAACGGGAAATGCATAGTCAAAAAGAAAACCAGACTGGCTAAAAAAACATTGGATCCCCTCTACCAACAACAACTTCAGTTTGAGGAGAGTCCAGAGGGGAAGGTTTTACAGGTAACTCGTGAAATGCATTCTATTTGACATTTTCAATTGTCCTTTATAGGTCAATTTGAGTCTATTATGAGTAGTTTGAGTAACACATAATCAGTGTTTTCCCTTCTCCAGATTATCCTGTCGGGAGAATATGGTTAGTGTTacttttagggttagggtaggttgAAGATTCCCAGGTTAGGACAAGCTAATAATTCCATGAGGAAGCTTTAGAAAGTCAACCTGCATCATGGGACCAGGGCTGATGCTAACTAGCATAGCTATTCCCATTGTGTTGAAATCATCCTCATTTATGCAGTTATGGGATATTGGAATCCTCTTGTTTTAACCATTGCTCTTCAACCTAGGGGTAAGGGTTAGTACTATTTACGAAGTAGTATGTAATACCTGTGTTCTCTTCTGCAGATAAtcgtgtggggggactatggacGCATGGACCACAAATCCTTTATGGGAGCTGCTCAGATACTTTTGGATGATTTAGATTTATCCAACATGGTGATTGGTTGGTTCAAACTGTTCCCCCCCACCTCATTGGTGGATCCAACTTTGGCACCTTTAACTAGCaaagcagcagtagcagaacaaGCTGCAAATGCAGCAAAATTAAAGGACAGCTAGCATTGTCATAGAAATAAGCAACAGGAGGTAAGTCTGCCAGGCCACACCCTCTTGGGCCAAGCCCTGGTTACCCTGGTAACACTGCATGCTTGATGTTCTGAGCCCATGAAGAGGGGGGGTAGAGTCTGGAGCAGGCCATCTGATCTTACTGCAACAAGGTGCCCCCTGCGGGTGGAACTGTCTTACTGCAACATGGGTCAGGAAACCCTAACGCCAACCCCCCCGGGtctacacccctcctagggagGACCAGACAGGCACATGAACCTGTGGCAAGAAAAGGAAAGAAGAAGTGGAATGAATTCAGTGGTACTAGATTTCAGTCTGTTAAATCCATGAGGAAATAGAATAACTAATTCATGAGTTGGATTAGGGTTAGTTGTACAGtttgtcatgacgtggccctttctgggtgtagattgtggcttccccctctctcactgtctcctacacccaggttctgttatctcaggtcgtaaattcctggcgGAGGCTCTCTTCCCTTttcatacagagagagaccacagagtgaACAATGGATTTCACGTGGCCGAACTCGTAAATCCCCAAAATGGAGAAAATGAAACTATATGTCCTCTTGTGAGAATGTGGGAAGGGTctgtggacacttaagggacagttatgttgagtgtgtttcatttggtgacctcacgaaggacaggaaacacacataactaTATCTCTGAATGTGTACATTTCTCAAGTTTGTTGTTTGCATCTAATTCTTGTATGAAATGAATGAGTAAGGATGAAACTCTTTGTGAAATTAATTTTAaagtttaactaagtcattggcccgcccccgtgagcacagacatgatctggCGTCATGGAACCGCCTTTTCTATTGTTACGAATAAACCCCCTTCTGAGGAAATCCGCTTCAGACTAAGCAAACCCACAACGTGAGCTGTAATTGCGAATAGTTAATACCATGCATACCTCGGTGTAAGCTGTGTAGCACAGGCTTGAGTACCAAGACAAGAAaaccataccacgtggagcattggctacacggctggaaatggttaaactctgagattATCGATCCCCACAGAATAAAATAGATAGATACTAGTTACTAGTCTGTAGTTAGGAATTATGTAAACCTGGGACGAGAATACCGAAAACTTCCGAAACATCtatgagaacatttctgaatggtactctgaagtatccattctaaccatgaAAGACTGATCTTcagggaaacagaaagagagagagagactcggaTGAACTTTCCAGCAGACAGACCggattccaacagagaagacaaAAGACACATCATAAATATGTACTTGCAATTATTATCGACTGAGCGGGTGTTCATGTGCGAAGGATGAGCATTTCAATATATAAAATTATAGACTGTAATGAATCCATTTTGTCTTACCCTTTGTCCACCAAGCtgtcatatcggcttagcccactagggaatcttccctatcattgttagtaaccaatatctactgtttgtttatttatgcatttctgtcattatttagttagtaaataaattattaagccaattggtgtatggatgatcCATAGTTTAGGCTGGGTTCATGCAGACAACCAACAATTTatgatgtttggaatgagactgacgtgaggtaaagaataattcattaatagaagactattgatcagatattaaaatatctgaagagttatactCGGAACAGTATAACTTTGTAATCcgtggtgccccaacttcctagttaagtttatatgattagtttaatcacgtaataataattacagacaatttatttgataaaataacagtcttcccCTTTAATAATGCCAAAGACAAAACATTATGGTGCCCCCCGTGAGGAATCTAAGATAGAATGAGGCTTTGCTGTTGGATATATCAATTGtgcaaacagaactgtgcagacagaCTGTTGTAAGCAGATAGATAAAGATATTTGTTGCGTATGTGTTTCCATTTGAACAAGCTATTTGGAAGCGCCTCTGGTCGTGTGTCGATAGTGTCAGAGCAGTTAGTTGTAAATTACAGATTTAGTCCGTTAGGCAAAACGGTGCGATTTCTGTCAGTCAATATTAATTTTTAGAGGAAGGGCATAGAAGCAGTAAGGTTAGAAATTAGAAGATAGATCTGTTCAGTGACCGAGCCGAAGTTATCTGTCCGCCTACCGCTCTAAGCCAGTGTGGGTAGGCCACAGGCATATCTGTTTTTATGTACCGTGCGCTCCGGTAATAAAATGCTAGCAAATAGTATCCCAAATTTGTTAATTTGAGACGTCACTATTAAACCCCCCTTTCCATGTTGAACGAGACCCTATTTTGTTCTTTGGAAGTGAGATTTCTGTACAAATAGGATTAGCGTAGCACTAGACTCTACAGCTAATAAAGGGAAAACAGCATTTTCTTTTTCCTTTTGTCACATTGAAATTCCTCCGACCTTGCGTGACAGAAGTCCCGCCTTTGTACTTCCGTAGATTTCAGCTTTCTGACCCCCTGGTGGTGAAGAATCGCCAGTACATTTTCTTCAAAAGGAATTAGGAAACATCCAAACGTGGATCACGTTAAGATATCCAGCCAATCGCAATTGACTGGATATCAACGTCTCATTCAATTTAACTAATAAGTAGAATTGCCAGATTTTCCTTTTCAGGTGgatcttaacctctagcgtcgagcaatcccgtatccgggagcgtaatcatagcctcaagctcattaccataacgcaacgtttcctattcatgaaaatcacaaatgaaatgaaataaatatattgaaacacaagcttagccttttgttaacaacactgtcatctcagattttcaaaatatgctttaaccaaagctacacaagcatttgtgtaagagtattgatagcctagcatagcattaagcctagcattcagttggcaacattttcacaaaaacaagaaaagcattcaaataaaatcatttacctttgaagaacttcggatgttttcaatgacgagactctcagatagcaaatgttcattttttccaaaaagattatttgtgtaagagaaatagctcacacacaacacaacgccaaacttttttccaaattagctccataatatcgacagaaacatggcaaacgttgtttagaatcaatcctcaaggtgtttttcacaattctattcGATGAAAAATCATTCCTGGCAGTCGGTTTCTCATCCgaggcaaacggaaaaatactgcagctggagattacgcaataattgcgacggaggacaccaagcgaccacctggtagatgtagtgtcttatggtcaatcttccaatgatatgcctacaaatacgtcacaatgctgcagacaccttggggaaaatgtggacagccatataaggagtcattgccatgaggcggtttcaaaaaatgcgtcacttcctgattgtatttttatctgggttttctctgtaacatcagttctgtggcactcacagacaatatctttgcagttttggaaacgtcagagtgttttctttccaaagctgtcaattatatgcatagtcgggcatcttttcctgacaaaatatcttgtttaaaacaggaatgtttttcatccaaaaattaaaatagcgccccctatatccaagaagttaaataATATCCACATTTATTGTGTTTCTAAACTGAGAACACAAAAAAATTCCACATTAAAATGTCTTAacgctagggggcagtattttgacgtccggatgaaaagcgtgcccaaagtaaactgccccgttactcaggcccagaagctaggatatgcatatatttggtagatttggatagaaaacactaaagttcctaaactgttaaaataatgtctgagtataacagaactgatttggaaGGTGAAAAAAATTGAGGTCATAGGATTTTCCAATGGGTTTCTATGGGAAACCCTATTTATTaggaacctggttgcagttcctatggcttccactacatGTCAACATACTTTAGAAATTGGTCAATGTTTTTCTTTTGGGAAATTAAGAAGTAGTGCTGTTCTTTGTACGTGTCACTCTGAAGGTCCCTAGTCTTTTGTTGCGCATGAACTGGAGCACGCTCTGTGTTATTTTTCTTCTTTGGTATTGGAAACAGATTATCCCTTCTTAGATTTTATCGATTATTTCCATTTTAGGATACCTGAAgttggattaggaacgttgtttcAATTGTTTGGACCACGTTTATAGGTAAcgtattagatactttgtagccTTGTTGGGTGAGTTGGATCCGGTGTATTTTTTTATCAAACGAGCCAAATAACTCATACAGCATACTCATGAGTACCAAATGTTTGCCTTTCTTCGGCACGTAGGACACTAGAGACGTGTTGGCCGTGCACACAAATTTAGAGGAATTGATAGGCCTGTTCTGTGTACTCATCAGCTGAGGTGGGAGCTCTGGCTTGTTTTTTCGTACCGTTCCTACCATCGTCAGTTTCCTTTTGAGGAGCTCCTGTCCCAGCTTGTGTGAAGTAAAAAGTTATATCATGTGATGTTGTGACCACGGAGTCCCTGTGTCACATCCAGGACAAACTGCATCCCTTTGTTCTTCTCAGGGACTCCTCCAACTGGTTTCCCCATATACACTCGCAAGTTCCACACATATGATGAAGCAGCATCACAGGCAGCCCAGATCTTCATTCCATATTTTGCGGGTTTAGACAGTATGTACTGCATGAAGGGGCAGGGGCCCCTAAATGCCATAAGCTGCTAATTAACAGTAacgttgggcccagggttgtTAAACAGGGGAAGGCGGTCTACCCACTTGTCCCACACTGatctgattgcagctagctcgtCTCTCTGCCGCCAagctggtctggtgtctcggTTATCGAAGCGCATAATCCTGGAAATAGGTTATCTACCAGTTTCTGCATCCCACAGGGATTCCGTGGATTCTCCATTGGATCTGAAAACACAAGGAAGGATAATAACCGCAAAGTACACATGTAAATGAGTTTGGCCCatctcctttcatctctctccaaaaacacACCTTCCCTCCAAATTAGTGCAGAATGATTTTCTGGATGGTGTCAGGGATGAACAGTTCAAAAGAAGACTATGTTCTgcacatgagtaaccaccatctGCGACGGCCCTGGTCGCATCcttatcacattggcagccatgcgGGGTGGCTCATTCCTTGGGCAAGAATACCATTCAATTTCACAATTTTTTTGACATCCATATTTCTCCTCCTGCTggctgctgatgagctggttgctgccaggctggtcctggggctggctgagggTCAATATCATCCTCTTCTTACAACTCACTGTCAGACTCTGAACTGACAGAGACACGTGTCATGGAAAtgtcctctatttaccaaatcatgggagcaaaccacacacacaagtcagagttagttatcaaagtccatctttaattatatgagctctatcacaaaccCTGTGaatctcagatcaattcagtgtctatcaattaattctctgagagtcccttccacattgcaatagcattttgacattcaacagttcagtatctctaatgaaaagttgagagtcccaacataatggcaaatgggatcctttatagcaaagatacacAGGATATGACAGCATCAGCATAATTCATTGTTCAGCTTtttctcctttctcaaactcagaaccataaaccaaccctccatatcaacaggcatatatcaaattgtcatttagatacaaccaattctaaatacaaccaatcctggacaaactcacggagagcatagaatgattccagacactgccatcctcctttccccgatgggaaaagtagggagtgactccacacacacagtggagcaaaatatatgtttacacatgatgacactttgacctctcccctctctgcggcccatgcaacttagtcttgacatagaacagcaaccctgccacagtattatacaaaaataacattattgatgagaagtaacttataaacatatgatgaatataaaacatcttacctatgttaccaacaaattctgattatttccacaaCACATGATCCTCATATTCACAAAATTCTTAATCTTCCAAAGTGGAAGACGCTCCTTCCACACTAGCATCTCTCTCCGCAAAAATGATTTCTAAGGCCCAATGAGCAGAGATTATTTTTGCCTTACTGATTcaaagctatttatttgttgtgtcccTCCCCCAATTTGCACCTGTCTGTGATAGAGTCTGGGGAAATATTGCACATTGTGCAGGCTCCCGCAAGACATTCTGTAGTTTCACACACTACAAAGGGTAAAGAGTGTGAGAAAAGCATGagatgggcagacagacaggttattgGTACTGTCTCCCTGCCTATGTTAAAAatgcaggcccagggaggaggaaaaCAGAGTAAAGGCACACAGCACAGCTTTTTTTTTCATTTGTACTtgttttcacctacacacacacacacacacttttatttCCCTTGAGTCCAGTGGACCCGAACAtcacaaactcagcaaaaaaagaaacttccctttttcaggacccgaAAAGCACACAAGGTTTAAATAGAGTATGTTTTTGCGAAGAaaagtgtgtgggggggtgtaacACAAAATGCCTTCTTTATTTATTTTAGGTTTAAGGAAGTATGTAGTTGGCATTCTTTGTTGTAGAAATAAGAAAATTATTTATTTGGATCCACGTGGTTAGGATGAGTCGAATGAGTTTAAACATCACAACATTGCAATTATTTTGAAAAAATATCTGTCAAATAATTTGCATTCATTGAAATCTGGACACAGTGGAAGGAAAGAAACATATTAATACCATGTGTAGATACAACTGCTCGAAAGTTGGgtacaatcagaatgtggataaGATTTGGATAAATTACGCATTTTAGCTCTAGTTTAAATGTATCCAAGCAAACCAATAATTTATGaattaacctgtctaggactggggt
Above is a genomic segment from Oncorhynchus masou masou isolate Uvic2021 chromosome 12, UVic_Omas_1.1, whole genome shotgun sequence containing:
- the LOC135549457 gene encoding regulating synaptic membrane exocytosis protein 2-like isoform X1, translated to MLLTDSKFTSKMINRPVAAAPIQRSSSVGGEMCSLNRNDDDDDDKKRRSSFGAKIMGMVGLGKKSQSATQINDEEEEGKKKIIRLPVQRSVETGLAIEFKSRLTRQVSRESSDPDAEAKPGNLIFPGVRITSDIHFTEFLEGLGPAQLAGRQTLATPPMGDIQIGMVYRKERLDVEVIRARGLVGKQGNKQLPAPYVKVYLMDNGKCIVKKKTRLAKKTLDPLYQQQLQFEESPEGKVLQIIVWGDYGRMDHKSFMGAAQILLDDLDLSNMVIGWFKLFPPTSLVDPTLAPLTSKAAVAEQAANAAKLKDS
- the LOC135549457 gene encoding regulating synaptic membrane exocytosis protein 2-like isoform X2, producing MCSLNRNDDDDDDKKRRSSFGAKIMGMVGLGKKSQSATQINDEEEEGKKKIIRLPVQRSVETGLAIEFKSRLTRQVSRESSDPDAEAKPGNLIFPGVRITSDIHFTEFLEGLGPAQLAGRQTLATPPMGDIQIGMVYRKERLDVEVIRARGLVGKQGNKQLPAPYVKVYLMDNGKCIVKKKTRLAKKTLDPLYQQQLQFEESPEGKVLQIIVWGDYGRMDHKSFMGAAQILLDDLDLSNMVIGWFKLFPPTSLVDPTLAPLTSKAAVAEQAANAAKLKDS